In the genome of Kaistia defluvii, one region contains:
- a CDS encoding J domain-containing protein: protein MKLDSKLFDGIRIKSASGKTAQKPATQLCSWAGCKAEGTHKAPKGRNREGQFHHFCIDHVRLYNKNYNYFSGMGDEDVAAYQKDSLTGHRPTWTMGVNSAGEQRERVKSHAARDWSGGVQDPFDMFDGTAGRMKEPAKPVRHIKTLERKSFDTLELDGSESSVEIKARYKSLVKIYHPDANGGDRSFEDKLREIIQAYNFLKAAGFC, encoded by the coding sequence ATGAAGCTCGATTCAAAATTGTTCGACGGGATCCGGATCAAGTCAGCATCCGGAAAAACCGCTCAGAAGCCAGCGACCCAGCTTTGCAGCTGGGCCGGTTGCAAGGCCGAAGGTACGCACAAGGCGCCGAAGGGCCGGAACCGCGAAGGGCAGTTCCACCATTTTTGCATCGACCATGTGCGGCTCTACAACAAGAACTACAACTACTTCTCCGGGATGGGCGACGAGGATGTCGCAGCCTATCAGAAGGATTCGCTGACCGGCCATCGTCCGACCTGGACGATGGGCGTCAACAGCGCCGGCGAACAGCGCGAACGCGTCAAGAGCCACGCGGCGCGCGACTGGAGCGGCGGCGTGCAGGATCCGTTCGACATGTTCGACGGCACCGCCGGCCGGATGAAGGAACCCGCGAAACCGGTTCGCCACATCAAGACGCTGGAACGCAAGTCCTTCGACACGCTGGAGCTGGATGGCTCCGAGTCCAGCGTCGAGATCAAGGCGCGCTACAAGTCGCTGGTCAAGATCTACCACCCCGATGCCAATGGCGGCGACCGCAGCTTCGAGGACAAGCTGCGCGAAATCATTCAGGCATATAACTTTCTCAAGGCGGCCGGCTTCTGCTAG
- a CDS encoding BolA family protein, with protein MDTKERITAALASALSPQTLDVIDESHLHKGHAGHREEGETHFRVKITAEAFRGKSRVDIHRMVNSILADELAAGVHALAIQAKAPE; from the coding sequence ATGGACACGAAAGAGCGGATTACGGCGGCGCTGGCAAGCGCCCTGTCGCCGCAGACCCTAGATGTGATCGACGAGTCGCATTTGCACAAGGGCCATGCCGGCCACCGGGAGGAGGGCGAGACCCATTTCCGGGTGAAAATCACGGCGGAAGCGTTCCGCGGCAAGAGCCGGGTGGATATCCACCGGATGGTGAATTCGATCCTCGCGGACGAACTCGCCGCCGGCGTCCACGCCCTCGCCATCCAGGCCAAGGCGCCGGAATAG